GGGCCCGCCTCGGTCCCTTGAGTCAGCTCGGGATCCCCAATTCGCTACCCACTCGGGACGAACGCGGGGCCGACCCGATCGACATCGAGCGCGTCGTCGCCGAGGTCGTGGATCGGCTCGGAGCCCAGGAGCCGGTGGTCGAGGTCGGTCGCCGGCTCGAGCTGCGCGGGGTTCAGATTCCCAGCCAGCGGCAGAGCCCGCAGGGAGAGCCTTGGCTGGCGCAGGTCGACTTCCAGCACAACCCGAACAGCTATCTCTGGCTGCTCGAGGCCGAAGAGGTCTTCGATCGCGGCGTCGAGGGGCCCTACAGCGATGCTTCCGTCCTGCCGCACTTCGCCACCACTCAGCCGTTGCGAACCCTCGACAGCGACGACCTGTGATCGGCGATCGGCGGCGACTCAGTTGGTGTAGCCCAAAGACTTGAGCTTCTCGACGCTCTCCGGGTCGACGTCCGGCGGCGGCATGCCCTCGGTGCGCTCGAGGCCGTCCTCCACCAGCTCTCGCCACTGCAGGAGCTCCGCCGACGGCTGACCGTTCGGCGACGAGAGGTTGCGGCGCTCGGAGGGATCTTGGGCGAGCTCGAAGAGGCGAAGTTGGCCACTGCCGAGGCGGAGAATTTCCTTCTTGCCGTCGCGCAGCAGACCGACTGCGAGGAGCCCGGCCCGGCGTGCATTGTCGGCTTCCTGGGATCCCAGAACGGCGCCCTTGTGGGCCTGGAACAGGCAGGCTCGGTTCGGGACCTCGTCGGACCGTCCCTGCAAGCGCGCGCTCCAATCGAAGCCCCGGAAGGAGTCCGGGGAGCTCAGGCCGAGCAATCCGAGAATGGTGGGGGCGACGTCGATCAGTAGCGCCGGCTCGGTGACGCGTCCGGCGCCCAGCTTGCCGGGCCAGTGGAAGGCCAGCGGGATGTGCAGGCCGGGTTCATGGAGATTGCGGCCGTGCCCCCAGTAGCCGTGCTCACCGAGGCTTTCGCCATGGTCGGAGGTGAAGATCACCAGGCGACTGCGGGGCGACGGCGGCAGAGCGTCGAGGAGCTGACCGATGTGATCGTCGACGTAGGCGACTTCGGTGTCGTAACGATCCGATTTCGAGGCTTCGCCGGCGAGGTCGAGGTAACCCTTGTGGAGCAGATAGGGTGCGTGGGGCTCGACATAGTGCACCCAGGAGAACACCGGGCGACGGCGCCCGCTTTCCTGGCCCAGCCATTCGATGGCGGCGGCGTTGACGTCCTCGGCGGTGGCCTCGCCCTTGAAGAAGCCGAACCAGCGTTTGCGGGTGAGGATCTCACCGTAGTGATCGAAATGCTCGGCGAGGCCCGAGATGGAGTCCTTGAGGGTCCAGTTGGCGACGAAGGCAGCGGTCCGATAGCCGGCTCGGTCGAGGACCTTGGGCAGCGACTCGAGGTCCGGGCGCATACGGAGA
The genomic region above belongs to Acidobacteriota bacterium and contains:
- a CDS encoding sulfatase, giving the protein MTSRIRLFLVLVLVLLGWPPWLAADDRPDILLITVDTLRADRLSGYGYERPTSPRLDALFAEGALFTDARTVEPLTNPALSSMITASFPHEHGATRNGLRMRPDLESLPKVLDRAGYRTAAFVANWTLKDSISGLAEHFDHYGEILTRKRWFGFFKGEATAEDVNAAAIEWLGQESGRRRPVFSWVHYVEPHAPYLLHKGYLDLAGEASKSDRYDTEVAYVDDHIGQLLDALPPSPRSRLVIFTSDHGESLGEHGYWGHGRNLHEPGLHIPLAFHWPGKLGAGRVTEPALLIDVAPTILGLLGLSSPDSFRGFDWSARLQGRSDEVPNRACLFQAHKGAVLGSQEADNARRAGLLAVGLLRDGKKEILRLGSGQLRLFELAQDPSERRNLSSPNGQPSAELLQWRELVEDGLERTEGMPPPDVDPESVEKLKSLGYTN